In a genomic window of Pseudomonas oryzihabitans:
- a CDS encoding APC family permease yields MVTSSSPAPGALKRAITLPMLLFFILGDVLGAGVYALAGTIAGRVGGALWAPLLIALLFALLTAASYAELVTKYPKAGGAAVFAERAFGRPWLSFLVGFSMLAAGVTSAAGLAVAFAGGYLQALVPWSPGWVCLGFLLLVGLLNARGIKESLSVNLVLTLIELSGLLLVIAAAGWFLLQGRGDPARLLEVDAPSASLAILSAALLAFYSFVGFETSANLAEEVRDVSRVYPRALFGALLIAGVVYLLVGAGAALVLPLDQLKTSGAPLMDVLGASGLGVPTRLFAVIALIAVANGTLLTLIMASRLAYGMARQGLLPPVLGRVLPRRRTPGVAILATTAVAIALSFTSTLDVLAETVVLLLLVVFISTNLAVLVLKRESVDHPHFRVHWIFPVLALASCALLMAQQGGATWLRAGLMLLVGGVLYGLTRLAGTRPAEA; encoded by the coding sequence ATGGTCACCTCTTCATCCCCCGCACCGGGTGCGCTCAAGCGTGCCATCACCCTTCCCATGCTGCTGTTCTTCATCCTCGGCGACGTGCTCGGCGCCGGGGTCTATGCCCTGGCGGGCACCATCGCCGGTCGGGTCGGTGGCGCGCTCTGGGCGCCGTTGCTGATCGCCCTGCTGTTCGCCCTGCTCACGGCCGCGTCCTATGCCGAACTGGTGACCAAGTATCCCAAGGCGGGCGGGGCGGCGGTGTTCGCCGAGCGCGCCTTCGGCCGGCCCTGGCTGTCCTTCCTGGTGGGCTTCTCGATGCTGGCCGCCGGGGTCACCAGCGCCGCGGGGCTGGCGGTGGCCTTCGCCGGGGGCTATCTGCAGGCGCTGGTGCCCTGGTCGCCCGGCTGGGTTTGCCTGGGCTTCCTGCTGTTGGTGGGACTGCTCAATGCCCGTGGGATCAAGGAGTCGCTTTCGGTCAATCTGGTGCTGACGCTGATCGAATTGTCCGGCCTGCTACTCGTCATCGCCGCCGCCGGCTGGTTCCTGCTCCAGGGCCGAGGCGATCCGGCGCGACTGCTGGAGGTCGATGCACCCTCGGCCAGCCTGGCCATCCTCAGCGCCGCGTTGCTGGCCTTCTATTCCTTCGTCGGCTTCGAGACCTCGGCCAATCTGGCCGAAGAGGTGCGCGATGTCAGCCGTGTCTATCCACGGGCGCTGTTCGGCGCCTTGCTCATCGCCGGCGTCGTCTACCTGCTGGTGGGGGCCGGGGCGGCGCTGGTGCTGCCCCTCGACCAGCTCAAGACCTCGGGGGCGCCGTTGATGGACGTGCTGGGCGCCTCGGGTCTGGGCGTGCCGACCCGCCTGTTTGCCGTCATCGCCCTGATCGCGGTGGCCAATGGAACCCTGCTGACCTTGATCATGGCCAGCCGCCTGGCCTACGGCATGGCGCGCCAGGGCCTCCTGCCCCCCGTGCTCGGCCGGGTGCTGCCGCGACGCCGTACGCCTGGCGTGGCCATCCTCGCCACCACCGCCGTGGCCATCGCCCTGAGCTTCACCAGCACCCTGGACGTACTGGCCGAAACCGTGGTGCTGCTCTTGCTGGTGGTGTTCATCAGTACCAATCTGGCGGTGCTGGTGCTCAAGCGCGAGAGTGTGGACCACCCGCACTTCCGGGTACACTGGATCTTCCCGGTGCTGGCCTTGGCTTCCTGCGCGCTGCTGATGGCCCAGCAGGGCGGGGCGACCTGGCTGCGCGCCGGGCTGATGTTGCTGGTGGGCGGGGTGCTCTATGGGCTGACCCGGCTGGCCGGGACGCGTCCGGCCGAGGCCTGA
- a CDS encoding PAS domain-containing hybrid sensor histidine kinase/response regulator: MSEAPLASLTREELEAEVLRLRAIVQATSAAAFPAAARHDKARSRAVLENTTQFAIVVSDRSGRITDWNPGAEQVMGWTAGEMIGQDASRLFTPEDRANRRDEYEMAKALRDGSALDERWHLREDGQRFWASGEMMALTDDDGEPVGFVKILRDRTLEHLSGLALKESQERYRLVAEATNDAIWDWDVVTGQVLWNDALYAAYGHAPESVAPTGAWWLAQIHPDDRARIEASVRQVIDGDALIWIDEYRFLRVDGSYALVYDRGRVLRDAYGRPTRMIGAMLDMSPLQKAETALRKSEERFRAIIETIGSAFAIVQVKFDADDKPIDYCFLEANPAFERQAGVNLRGKWVTEFAPDLEQFWFDTYGHVAKTGEPATFENYANTFERWFDVRAVRVGDPEDRQIAILFSDVTERRNAQERLRISEALARENIERVQLALSAGAIIGTWHWDLPSDRFTVDEAFALSFGLDPALGREGLSLAQVVATVHPDDQAGVATAIAAAIARGGPYAHQYRVRRADGHYYWIEANGRVDHAADGTPLRFPGVLIDVEERRAVEAERDKALAALRVLNEALESRVAERTSELMQAEEKLRQSQKMEAVGQLTGGLAHDFNNLLAGISGALELMETRIAQGRLRDLDRYLVAAQGAAKRAAALTHRLLAFSRRQTLAPRPINVNQLVDGLTELIQRTVGPGIQVETVGAAGLWPALVDPSQLENALLNLCLNARDAMPSGGRITIETANRWMDREAARAQELPEGQYLSLCVTDTGVGIPPEVAARVFEPFFTTKPIGQGTGLGLSMIYGFARQSGGQVRLYSEVGQGTTLCIYLPRYLGDAPEDDRLATRPAVTGSKDGETVLIVDDEPTVRMLVMDILGDLGYRVLEASDSLGGLQILQSDVHLDLLITDVGLPGGMNGRQMADAGRQSRPGLKTLFITGYAENAAIANGQLDPGMEILTKPFAVDHLAARVREMMGSS; encoded by the coding sequence ATGAGTGAGGCACCCCTGGCCAGTTTGACGCGTGAAGAGCTCGAAGCCGAGGTCCTGCGCCTGCGTGCCATCGTGCAGGCCACCAGCGCGGCGGCCTTTCCCGCTGCCGCCCGCCACGACAAGGCGCGCAGCCGTGCCGTCCTGGAGAACACCACCCAGTTCGCCATCGTCGTCAGCGACCGCAGTGGGCGCATCACCGATTGGAATCCCGGCGCCGAGCAGGTGATGGGCTGGACCGCCGGCGAGATGATCGGCCAGGACGCCTCCCGTCTCTTCACTCCCGAGGACCGCGCCAATCGCCGCGACGAGTACGAGATGGCCAAGGCCCTGCGCGATGGCAGCGCCCTGGACGAACGCTGGCACCTGCGCGAGGACGGCCAGCGCTTCTGGGCGTCCGGCGAGATGATGGCGCTGACCGACGACGACGGCGAACCCGTAGGCTTCGTCAAGATCCTGCGCGACCGCACGCTGGAACACCTCTCGGGCCTGGCGCTCAAGGAAAGCCAGGAACGCTACCGGCTGGTGGCCGAGGCGACCAATGATGCCATCTGGGATTGGGATGTGGTCACTGGCCAGGTGCTGTGGAACGATGCCCTGTACGCGGCCTATGGCCATGCCCCGGAAAGCGTCGCGCCCACCGGCGCCTGGTGGCTGGCGCAGATCCATCCGGACGACCGGGCGCGCATCGAGGCCTCCGTGCGCCAGGTGATCGACGGCGATGCCCTGATCTGGATCGACGAATACCGCTTCCTGCGCGTCGACGGCTCCTATGCCCTGGTGTACGACCGCGGCCGGGTGCTCCGCGATGCCTACGGCCGTCCCACACGGATGATCGGCGCCATGCTCGACATGAGCCCGCTGCAAAAGGCCGAGACCGCGCTGCGCAAGAGCGAGGAGCGTTTTCGCGCCATCATCGAGACCATCGGTTCGGCCTTCGCCATCGTCCAGGTCAAGTTCGATGCCGACGACAAGCCCATCGACTATTGCTTCCTGGAAGCCAACCCGGCCTTCGAACGCCAGGCCGGCGTCAACCTGCGCGGCAAGTGGGTGACCGAATTCGCCCCGGATCTCGAACAATTCTGGTTCGACACCTATGGTCATGTCGCCAAGACCGGTGAACCTGCCACCTTCGAGAACTACGCCAACACCTTCGAGCGCTGGTTCGACGTGCGCGCCGTGCGGGTGGGCGATCCAGAAGACCGCCAGATCGCCATCCTCTTCAGCGACGTCACCGAGCGCCGCAACGCCCAGGAGCGACTGCGCATCAGCGAGGCGCTGGCGCGGGAGAACATCGAGCGGGTGCAACTCGCCCTCTCCGCCGGGGCCATCATCGGCACCTGGCATTGGGATCTGCCCAGCGACAGATTCACCGTCGACGAAGCCTTCGCCCTCTCCTTCGGCCTCGATCCGGCCCTGGGTCGCGAAGGCCTGAGCCTGGCCCAGGTGGTGGCCACGGTGCATCCGGACGACCAAGCCGGCGTGGCGACCGCCATAGCCGCCGCGATAGCGCGCGGTGGCCCCTACGCCCACCAATACCGAGTACGCCGGGCCGACGGCCACTACTACTGGATCGAAGCCAATGGCCGGGTCGACCACGCCGCCGATGGCACCCCGCTGCGCTTTCCCGGCGTCCTCATCGACGTCGAGGAAAGACGCGCGGTGGAAGCCGAACGCGACAAGGCGCTGGCCGCCCTGCGGGTGCTCAACGAAGCCCTGGAATCGCGGGTGGCCGAGCGCACCAGCGAATTGATGCAGGCCGAGGAAAAGCTGCGGCAATCGCAGAAGATGGAAGCCGTCGGCCAGTTGACCGGCGGCCTCGCCCACGACTTCAACAACCTGCTGGCCGGCATCTCCGGCGCCCTGGAATTGATGGAGACGCGCATCGCCCAGGGTCGCCTGCGCGATCTCGACCGCTACCTGGTGGCCGCCCAGGGCGCGGCCAAGCGCGCGGCCGCCCTCACCCACCGGCTGCTGGCCTTCTCCCGCCGCCAGACCCTGGCGCCCCGGCCGATCAACGTCAATCAACTGGTCGATGGCCTCACCGAACTCATCCAGCGCACCGTGGGCCCGGGCATCCAGGTGGAAACCGTCGGCGCCGCCGGTCTGTGGCCGGCGCTGGTGGACCCCAGCCAGTTGGAGAACGCCCTGCTCAACCTCTGCCTCAATGCCCGTGACGCCATGCCCAGCGGGGGTCGCATCACCATCGAGACCGCCAATCGCTGGATGGACCGGGAAGCCGCCCGCGCCCAGGAGCTGCCGGAAGGCCAGTACCTGTCGCTGTGCGTAACGGATACCGGGGTCGGTATCCCACCCGAGGTCGCTGCCCGGGTGTTCGAGCCCTTCTTCACCACCAAGCCCATCGGCCAGGGTACCGGCCTGGGCCTGTCGATGATCTATGGCTTCGCCCGCCAGTCCGGGGGGCAGGTGCGGCTCTATTCCGAGGTGGGCCAGGGCACCACCCTGTGCATCTATCTACCGCGCTACCTGGGCGACGCCCCGGAAGACGACCGGCTGGCCACACGACCCGCCGTCACCGGCTCCAAGGACGGTGAGACGGTCCTGATCGTGGATGACGAGCCCACGGTACGGATGCTGGTCATGGATATCCTCGGCGACCTGGGCTACAGGGTCTTGGAGGCCAGCGATAGCCTCGGCGGGCTGCAGATTCTGCAGTCCGACGTGCACCTCGATCTGCTGATCACCGATGTCGGCCTGCCGGGCGGCATGAACGGCCGGCAGATGGCCGATGCCGGGCGCCAGTCGCGGCCGGGTCTGAAGACCCTGTTCATCACCGGCTACGCCGAGAACGCCGCCATCGCCAATGGCCAGCTGGACCCCGGCATGGAGATCCTGACCAAGCCCTTCGCCGTCGATCACCTGGCCGCCCGGGTGCGTGAGATGATGGGCTCCAGCTAG
- a CDS encoding isocitrate lyase/PEP mutase family protein → MAALAETFHDLHRQGLLILANVGDAGGARLVERLGSQAVATSSAAMAWTHGYQDGNQLPLELLSASIASMTRVLGVPLTVDIEGGYSDEPVAVAKVIEAVLAAGAVGINIEDGVGAPDLLVRKLETARTVADRHGIDLFVNVRCDVYLKNLLPAEQRLEELLRRAARYADAGADGFFAAGVTEPREIATLCREAKVPVNLLWRAGLAAPDELQRLGVRRLSAGSSIAEYLYGALSGLAQGFLKDGRLDVQALQAHTYGELNALLAPR, encoded by the coding sequence ATGGCGGCATTGGCTGAGACTTTTCATGACCTTCATCGGCAAGGGCTGTTGATCCTCGCCAACGTGGGCGACGCCGGCGGCGCGCGTCTGGTGGAGCGCCTGGGCAGCCAGGCAGTCGCCACCAGCAGTGCGGCGATGGCCTGGACCCATGGCTACCAGGATGGCAACCAGCTTCCCCTGGAATTGCTGAGCGCCAGCATCGCCTCGATGACGCGGGTACTCGGCGTGCCGCTCACGGTGGATATCGAAGGGGGCTATTCGGACGAGCCGGTGGCGGTGGCCAAGGTCATCGAGGCCGTCCTGGCGGCGGGCGCGGTCGGGATCAACATCGAGGACGGCGTCGGCGCTCCCGACCTGCTGGTGCGCAAGCTCGAAACGGCCAGGACGGTTGCCGATCGCCATGGGATCGACCTGTTCGTCAACGTCCGCTGCGACGTCTACCTGAAAAACCTGTTACCCGCCGAGCAGCGTCTGGAGGAGCTACTCAGGCGCGCCGCACGGTACGCCGACGCCGGCGCGGATGGATTTTTCGCCGCCGGGGTGACCGAGCCTCGGGAGATCGCCACGCTGTGCCGGGAAGCCAAGGTGCCCGTCAACCTGCTCTGGCGCGCCGGCCTGGCCGCTCCCGATGAACTGCAACGTCTGGGCGTCAGACGCCTGAGTGCCGGTTCGAGCATCGCCGAATACCTGTATGGCGCCCTGAGCGGGCTGGCCCAGGGCTTCCTGAAGGATGGGCGACTCGATGTCCAGGCGTTGCAGGCCCACACCTACGGCGAGCTGAATGCGCTGCTGGCCCCCCGGTGA
- a CDS encoding SphA family protein codes for MSRSPGILTRAAVLSLAALATTAHATEKGMPTTAAGVQDFGAGFMPPSTPFGTLGMRISDYQARVIKDSHGRDDGNDFDINVLAIGLAYLRMTDRQLLGARYGFGAVSVFFRMDADLGINAGGQRVFSDNAQLFRPADLQLIPLILDWRLAPGVGINTQLSIQAPTGDYDKDRLVSPGTNHWTLSPILNASYISPRGLELSSSFQVDINARNPATDYRSGVEYRHEFAVGQHLGDWTVGLGGYYYRQLSDDDAPGLTRGNRARVVALGPAVSFFQPSSGLPAIWLHAYKEFEARNRAEGYTVALKLGVSF; via the coding sequence ATGTCCCGTTCGCCTGGAATCCTGACCCGTGCCGCCGTCCTGTCGCTCGCGGCGCTGGCCACCACCGCCCACGCCACCGAGAAGGGCATGCCGACCACCGCCGCCGGAGTGCAGGATTTCGGTGCCGGCTTCATGCCGCCGTCGACGCCCTTCGGCACCCTGGGCATGCGCATCAGCGACTACCAGGCGCGGGTGATCAAGGACAGCCACGGTCGTGACGACGGCAACGACTTCGACATCAACGTCCTGGCCATCGGCCTGGCCTATCTGCGCATGACCGATAGGCAACTGCTCGGTGCGCGCTACGGCTTCGGCGCCGTGTCGGTGTTCTTTCGCATGGACGCCGACCTCGGCATCAACGCCGGTGGCCAGCGGGTGTTCAGCGACAACGCCCAGCTGTTTCGCCCGGCGGATCTGCAACTGATCCCGCTGATCCTCGATTGGCGGCTGGCGCCGGGAGTGGGCATCAACACCCAGCTGTCGATCCAGGCGCCCACCGGCGACTACGACAAGGACCGCCTGGTCAGCCCCGGCACCAACCACTGGACGCTCTCGCCAATCCTCAATGCCAGCTACATCAGCCCGCGCGGGCTGGAGCTATCGTCCAGCTTCCAGGTCGACATCAATGCGCGCAATCCGGCTACCGATTACCGCAGCGGGGTGGAGTATCGCCACGAATTCGCCGTCGGCCAGCACCTGGGCGACTGGACCGTCGGCCTGGGCGGCTACTACTACCGCCAGCTCAGCGATGACGATGCCCCGGGCTTGACCCGCGGCAATCGCGCTCGGGTGGTGGCGCTGGGGCCGGCGGTGAGCTTCTTCCAACCCAGCTCCGGGCTGCCGGCCATCTGGCTGCATGCCTACAAGGAATTCGAGGCGCGTAACCGGGCGGAGGGCTATACGGTTGCGCTTAAGCTCGGGGTTAGCTTCTAG
- a CDS encoding helix-turn-helix transcriptional regulator, whose product MAQSAAVSCSVPAAVVARFSQVVLALQSRLRGGAITEFHAQALEQLQHLVAFDKAWWGNSTWRDGGPVAHSAFLLGLPSVYTREWDALKTQDRDLGDLHQVQGRCQVFDCHHDQASPALASLGRRYGLAHGLRIVLTDDQTRLGVHLTLFRQDPGNPFTPLECQLLEWLMPHLLHAERESCLRTLATLRDSQGSFDELALAVSDRYGVLLSMEPGFAALLAAEWQGWQGNRLPVGCDPQDSYQGRTLQLDAQPLGDLLLLKARRRSSAERLSARELEVAQCFALGQTYKEVARTLGMAPATVRHHLRRIYEKLGVNRKAQIAQQVAAAPD is encoded by the coding sequence ATGGCCCAGTCAGCCGCCGTTTCCTGCAGTGTGCCCGCCGCGGTGGTCGCACGCTTCAGCCAGGTCGTCCTGGCCTTGCAGTCCCGTCTGCGCGGCGGGGCCATCACCGAATTCCACGCCCAGGCCCTGGAGCAGTTGCAACATCTGGTCGCCTTCGACAAGGCCTGGTGGGGCAACTCCACCTGGCGCGACGGGGGGCCGGTGGCGCACAGCGCCTTCCTGCTGGGCCTGCCCAGTGTTTATACCAGGGAATGGGACGCCCTCAAGACCCAGGATCGTGACCTCGGCGACTTGCACCAGGTGCAGGGCCGTTGCCAGGTATTCGATTGTCACCATGATCAAGCCTCGCCGGCGCTGGCCTCCCTGGGTCGCCGCTACGGCCTGGCCCATGGCCTGCGCATCGTGCTGACCGACGACCAGACCCGCCTGGGCGTGCACCTGACGCTGTTCCGGCAGGACCCTGGCAACCCTTTCACGCCGCTGGAATGCCAGCTGCTCGAATGGCTGATGCCCCATCTGCTGCACGCCGAACGGGAGAGTTGCCTGCGTACCCTGGCGACGCTGAGGGACAGCCAGGGCAGCTTCGACGAACTGGCCCTGGCGGTGAGCGACCGCTATGGCGTATTGCTGTCCATGGAGCCGGGTTTCGCCGCCCTGCTGGCGGCGGAGTGGCAGGGCTGGCAGGGCAACCGCCTGCCCGTCGGCTGCGATCCCCAGGACAGCTACCAGGGTCGCACCCTGCAACTCGACGCCCAGCCGCTGGGCGATCTCTTGCTGCTCAAGGCGCGCCGGCGCAGCTCGGCGGAGCGCCTCAGTGCCCGCGAGTTGGAAGTGGCCCAGTGTTTCGCCCTCGGCCAGACCTACAAGGAAGTCGCCCGCACCCTGGGCATGGCGCCGGCCACGGTGCGCCACCACCTGAGGCGCATCTACGAAAAGCTCGGCGTCAATCGCAAGGCGCAGATCGCGCAACAGGTCGCGGCCGCGCCCGACTGA
- a CDS encoding alpha/beta hydrolase, with product MPDVFARLDPQVASLLAQLAAHPQPPIESLTPQQARAAYVQMNRALGLPPAPMARIQELAAPGPLGPIPLRLYRPQAEDTAPTPVVVYLHGGGWVIGDLDSHDSLCRQIALGTDCAVLAVHYALAPEHPAPASPDDVLAALHWLAGAGAAFNLDTQRVALAGDSAGGGLAAMAALHLREGPLGLKAQVLIYPGVDNTPAAWDHPSRVENAQVPPLTRPLMDYFSGMYLKDADTLDPRVSPLYAPSHAGLPPALIFGAECDALRDDARLYAQALIKAGNSVEYHELPGMIHGFIEMLGALPSVRWTLARMNAFLREHLGRDA from the coding sequence ATGCCCGACGTCTTCGCGCGCCTCGATCCCCAGGTCGCCAGCCTGCTGGCGCAACTGGCCGCGCATCCGCAACCGCCGATCGAAAGCCTCACGCCGCAGCAGGCGCGCGCCGCCTATGTGCAGATGAATCGCGCCCTGGGCCTGCCACCGGCACCCATGGCACGCATCCAGGAGCTGGCCGCGCCGGGCCCGCTGGGTCCCATCCCCCTGCGCCTGTACCGGCCGCAGGCCGAGGACACTGCGCCAACCCCAGTGGTGGTCTATCTGCACGGCGGTGGCTGGGTGATCGGCGACCTGGACAGCCACGACTCCCTCTGCCGCCAGATCGCCCTGGGTACGGATTGCGCGGTCCTGGCGGTGCACTATGCCCTCGCCCCCGAACATCCGGCGCCGGCCAGCCCCGACGACGTCCTCGCCGCCCTGCACTGGCTGGCCGGTGCTGGCGCCGCCTTCAATCTCGACACCCAGAGGGTCGCCCTGGCCGGCGACAGCGCCGGCGGTGGCCTGGCCGCCATGGCCGCCCTGCACCTGCGCGAGGGACCGCTCGGGCTCAAGGCCCAGGTGCTGATCTACCCCGGGGTGGACAACACCCCCGCCGCCTGGGATCACCCCTCCCGGGTCGAGAACGCCCAGGTACCACCGCTGACCAGACCGCTGATGGACTACTTTTCCGGCATGTACCTCAAGGATGCGGACACCCTGGACCCGCGGGTATCGCCGCTCTATGCGCCCTCCCACGCCGGCCTGCCACCCGCGCTGATCTTCGGCGCCGAATGCGATGCCCTGCGCGACGACGCCCGCCTCTACGCCCAGGCACTGATCAAGGCCGGCAACAGCGTCGAGTACCACGAGCTGCCGGGCATGATCCACGGCTTCATCGAGATGCTTGGAGCGCTGCCCAGCGTGCGCTGGACCCTGGCACGGATGAACGCCTTTCTGCGCGAGCACCTGGGGCGCGATGCCTGA
- a CDS encoding D-alanyl-D-alanine carboxypeptidase family protein has product MGLAALGFAWLGQVDAAPIADALIPSPPQLSAKAWVLLDATTGQVIAEEDSHAHLPPASLTKLMTVYVATRDIQAGRLKVDDPVTVSENAWRTQGSRMFLDPRSQVSVHDLLQGIVIDSGNDASVALAEHIAGSEESFASLMNATAQRLGLHDTHFMNPTGLPDPEHFSSPYDMALLARAIIQDESAYYELYAKKYFTWNGIRQPNRNLLLWRDHTVDGLKTGHTEAAGFCMVTSALRDGRRLITAVFGSTSLNNRAADTQKLLTYGFRFFENQTYDQAGVPLGTPRVWEAQTATLPVGVAQDLVLTHPKGQHAPQQRLVLDEPLVAPIAQGDVVGRLELVDGERVLQTRPLVALADAEQGGWWSRWPQHLYRLVLQWLGRI; this is encoded by the coding sequence CTGGGCCTCGCCGCCCTTGGCTTCGCCTGGCTCGGCCAGGTGGACGCCGCGCCCATCGCCGATGCCCTGATTCCCTCGCCACCCCAGCTCTCGGCCAAGGCCTGGGTGCTGCTGGACGCCACCACCGGCCAGGTGATCGCCGAAGAGGACTCCCACGCGCACCTGCCACCGGCCAGCCTGACCAAGCTGATGACCGTGTACGTGGCGACCCGCGACATCCAGGCCGGGCGGCTCAAGGTGGATGACCCGGTCACCGTCAGCGAGAACGCCTGGCGTACCCAAGGCTCGCGGATGTTTCTCGATCCGCGCAGCCAGGTCTCGGTGCACGATCTCCTGCAGGGCATCGTCATCGACTCCGGCAACGACGCCAGCGTGGCCCTGGCCGAGCACATCGCCGGCAGCGAAGAGAGTTTCGCCAGCCTGATGAACGCCACCGCCCAGCGCCTCGGCCTGCACGATACCCACTTCATGAACCCCACCGGGCTACCCGATCCGGAGCACTTTTCCTCGCCCTACGACATGGCGCTGCTGGCCCGCGCCATCATCCAGGACGAGTCGGCCTACTACGAGCTCTACGCCAAGAAGTATTTCACCTGGAACGGCATCCGCCAGCCCAATCGCAACCTGCTGCTCTGGCGCGACCACACCGTGGATGGCCTCAAGACCGGCCACACCGAGGCGGCGGGCTTTTGTATGGTGACCTCGGCGCTGCGCGACGGGCGCCGGCTGATCACCGCGGTGTTCGGCTCCACCTCGCTCAACAACAGGGCCGCCGATACCCAGAAGCTGCTGACCTATGGCTTTCGCTTCTTCGAAAACCAGACCTACGACCAGGCCGGTGTCCCCCTGGGCACCCCAAGGGTCTGGGAAGCCCAGACGGCGACCCTGCCAGTGGGCGTGGCCCAGGACCTGGTGCTGACCCACCCCAAGGGCCAGCACGCACCGCAGCAGCGCCTGGTGCTCGACGAGCCGCTGGTGGCCCCCATCGCCCAAGGCGATGTCGTGGGCCGGCTGGAGCTGGTGGATGGCGAGCGGGTGTTGCAAACGCGACCCCTGGTGGCCCTGGCGGACGCCGAGCAGGGCGGTTGGTGGTCGCGCTGGCCGCAGCACCTCTATCGGTTGGTGCTGCAGTGGTTGGGGCGGATCTAG
- a CDS encoding sensor histidine kinase translates to MSSSSRTRRWRSGSSRLLALYALFFAAWGAVFTGVLYWQISAYLGEVAERTLLQRAHYYRKVADADLLGELQASEVYSIPGIDAYGLFEADGRYLAGSLVKLLRSLPDDGRVHYLQRGLKTADTLDEPRSSHAFLQRRADGRILVLARDGGSISAVGGIIGQALFWGLSLTLIPGLIGWHLLRRRPLRRVERLQDSLELIVAGHLDERLPLSKRHDELDMLADAVNTTLAQLERSMHEVKDVCDGIAHDLRTPLTRLRARLHQLQQLPLAAPQADSLGEALAETEAIMSRFQGLLRISELEDTRRRLAFASLDLAALLRQAHEFYEPMAQEKAQTLTLELADDLPDVQGDASLLFEALVNLLDNAIKFAPVGGQVRLVARSAAGGVRIEVSDDGPGIPEAERESVLRRLYRGDASRQQPGYGLGLSLVAAIVRLHGFQLSIEAAQPRGARVVIASAG, encoded by the coding sequence ATGTCCTCGTCGTCCCGGACTAGGCGCTGGCGCTCGGGCAGCAGTCGCCTGCTGGCCCTCTATGCGCTGTTCTTCGCGGCCTGGGGCGCGGTGTTCACCGGGGTGCTCTACTGGCAGATCTCCGCCTACCTGGGCGAGGTGGCGGAACGCACCCTGCTGCAGCGGGCCCACTATTACCGCAAGGTCGCCGACGCCGATCTGCTGGGCGAACTCCAGGCCAGTGAGGTCTATTCGATTCCCGGCATCGATGCCTATGGCCTGTTCGAGGCCGACGGTCGCTACCTGGCCGGCAGCCTGGTGAAGCTCCTGCGCAGCCTGCCCGACGATGGCCGGGTGCATTACCTGCAACGCGGCCTCAAGACGGCCGATACCCTGGACGAGCCGCGCAGCAGCCATGCCTTCCTGCAACGCCGGGCGGACGGGCGCATCCTGGTGCTGGCCCGCGACGGCGGCTCCATCTCGGCGGTGGGCGGCATCATCGGCCAGGCGCTGTTCTGGGGGCTGTCGCTCACCCTGATACCGGGGTTGATCGGCTGGCATCTGTTGCGCCGGCGCCCGCTGCGCCGAGTCGAGCGCCTGCAGGACAGCCTGGAGCTCATCGTCGCCGGCCACCTGGACGAGCGCCTGCCGCTGTCCAAGCGTCACGATGAACTGGACATGCTGGCCGATGCGGTCAATACCACCCTGGCTCAGCTGGAGCGCTCGATGCACGAGGTGAAGGACGTCTGCGACGGCATCGCCCACGACCTGCGCACCCCGCTGACCCGCCTGCGGGCGCGGCTGCACCAACTCCAGCAGCTGCCGCTGGCGGCGCCCCAGGCCGACAGCCTGGGCGAGGCGCTGGCCGAGACCGAGGCCATCATGTCGCGCTTCCAGGGCTTGCTGCGCATCTCCGAGCTGGAGGACACCCGTCGACGCCTGGCCTTCGCCTCGCTGGACTTGGCCGCGCTGCTGCGCCAGGCCCATGAATTCTACGAGCCGATGGCCCAGGAGAAGGCCCAGACCCTGACCCTGGAACTGGCCGACGACCTGCCGGACGTCCAGGGCGATGCCTCGCTGCTGTTCGAGGCGCTGGTCAACCTGCTGGACAACGCCATCAAGTTCGCCCCGGTGGGCGGCCAGGTGCGCCTGGTGGCGCGGAGCGCCGCGGGCGGGGTACGCATCGAGGTCAGCGACGACGGCCCCGGCATCCCCGAGGCAGAGCGGGAAAGCGTGCTGCGGCGGCTCTACCGCGGCGATGCCAGCCGCCAGCAGCCCGGCTATGGCCTGGGGCTGTCGCTGGTGGCGGCCATCGTGCGGCTGCATGGTTTCCAGCTGAGCATCGAAGCCGCGCAGCCCAGGGGCGCCCGGGTGGTCATTGCCAGCGCGGGCTAG